Proteins found in one Candidatus Eremiobacteraceae bacterium genomic segment:
- the gnd gene encoding decarboxylating 6-phosphogluconate dehydrogenase has translation MRSAARGDHRRLRPALLALHGPTAQRRSEHRRLHPVRHPRRRRDAADPRPTVRLRHADPRASARRSPIATHARPTRTRREVGTRRRQRARHVCAHAKRGAVRAGEQSLMQLGMIGLGRMGANMTQRLLEGGHSVVVYDRSTDAVAKSAAAGAKGSGSLADLVKALAPPRAVWVMVPSGAPTKSTIQELGGLLQSGDAIIDGGNSYWKDAQAQAKELEPKGIALIDAGTSGGVWGLKEGYCLMVGGDTAQCRRLEPIFLTLAPKDGYLYTGPAGSGHFVKMVHNGIEYAMLQAYGEGFEIIQASEFGKGVDLGQLSHLWNQGSVIRSWLLELAELAFKEDPDLERIAGYVDDTGEGRWTVQDSIDLAVPAPTIALSLMMRFRSRQTDSFSAKVIAALRNQFGGHAVKAEPAANGAKSSSEGADASRPNAKSSEGADASRPKA, from the coding sequence GTGCGAAGCGCTGCGCGTGGCGACCACCGCCGGCTTCGGCCCGCGCTTCTTGCACTCCACGGGCCAACTGCACAAAGGCGGTCCGAACACCGGCGTCTTCATCCAGTTCGTCATCCCCGACGGCGGCGAGACGCTGCCGATCCCCGGCCAACCGTTCGACTTCGGCACGCTGATCCGCGCGCAAGCGCTCGGCGATCTCCAATCGCTACGCACGCACGGCCGACGCGCACTCGGCGTGAAGTTGGAACCCGACGTAGACAGCGGGCTCGCCACGTTTGCGCGCACGCTAAGCGCGGCGCTGTCCGCGCAGGGGAGCAAAGTCTGATGCAGCTCGGCATGATCGGTTTGGGGCGCATGGGCGCCAACATGACGCAGCGTCTTTTGGAAGGGGGCCATTCGGTAGTCGTCTACGATCGCTCGACCGATGCGGTGGCGAAGTCCGCCGCCGCCGGCGCGAAAGGTAGCGGGTCGCTTGCCGACCTCGTCAAAGCGCTCGCGCCGCCGCGTGCCGTTTGGGTCATGGTGCCGTCGGGCGCGCCCACGAAGAGCACGATCCAAGAATTGGGCGGCCTCTTGCAATCCGGCGACGCGATCATCGACGGCGGCAACTCGTATTGGAAAGACGCGCAGGCGCAAGCCAAGGAATTGGAACCGAAAGGCATCGCGCTGATCGACGCGGGGACATCGGGCGGCGTTTGGGGACTGAAAGAAGGCTACTGTCTGATGGTTGGCGGCGATACCGCGCAATGCAGGCGCCTCGAACCGATCTTCCTCACGCTTGCCCCGAAGGATGGATATCTCTACACCGGCCCCGCCGGCTCCGGGCACTTCGTCAAGATGGTGCACAACGGCATCGAGTATGCAATGCTGCAAGCCTATGGCGAAGGGTTTGAGATCATCCAGGCATCGGAATTCGGCAAAGGCGTGGACTTAGGACAGTTGAGCCATCTTTGGAATCAAGGCAGCGTCATCCGCTCGTGGCTCTTGGAACTGGCGGAACTTGCATTTAAGGAAGATCCCGATTTGGAACGCATCGCCGGCTACGTGGACGACACCGGGGAAGGCCGCTGGACGGTGCAAGATTCGATCGACCTCGCCGTGCCGGCGCCCACGATCGCGCTCTCGCTCATGATGCGCTTCCGCTCGCGGCAAACGGATTCGTTCTCGGCCAAAGTCATCGCCGCGTTGCGCAACCAGTTCGGCGGCCACGCGGTGAAAGCCGAACCCGCCGCCAACGGCGCAAAATCGTCGTCTGAAGGGGCCGACGCTAGTCGGCCCAACGCGAAGTCATCCGAAGGGGCCGACGCTAGTCGGCCCAAGGCCTGA
- the zwf gene encoding glucose-6-phosphate dehydrogenase codes for MATSTIENPFAQGVTQDRATQPAQLVIFGATGDLTKRKLLPAVYNLAQAQLLPPGFCMVGFSRDDSCNDETFRKRLSDSVATSGDVRVQDAAVLADLSARTYYLSGDFHDPKCYTQLKAELAKLDPKYGTAGNRIFYIATPASLFGDIVQQLHDAGMIEAADASQNRAFTRIIVEKPFGRDLASAKQLNTEMLRYLGEDQIYRIDHYLGKETVQNILVFRFANGVFEPIWNRRYVDHVQITVAESLGIEGRASFYEETGVVRDVIQNHALQLLSLVAMEPVTSFDATDFRDEKVRVVKAVRPIAPHEVDKYAVRGQYGPGFIAGADAVGYRQEPDIAPDSSTPTYAAFKFVVDNWRWAGVPFYVRSGKRMAKRVTEIVMQFKQAPHLPFRNAQISELEGNVLALRIQPDEGITLKFGAKVPGPNMRIRSVNMDFGYGATFGREDSSPYERLILDCMKGVQTLFDRSDGVEAAWALIDPVLTAWAEKPPANFPNYAAGSWGPPEADKLLADDGREWRRL; via the coding sequence TTGGCGACTTCCACGATCGAAAATCCGTTCGCGCAAGGCGTGACGCAAGACCGCGCCACGCAGCCTGCGCAACTCGTCATCTTCGGCGCGACCGGCGACCTCACAAAGCGGAAGCTACTCCCCGCCGTCTACAACCTGGCGCAAGCGCAGCTGCTGCCGCCGGGATTCTGCATGGTCGGATTCTCGCGCGACGACTCGTGCAACGACGAGACATTTCGCAAGCGGCTGTCCGACTCGGTGGCCACATCCGGCGACGTGCGCGTGCAAGACGCCGCCGTGCTCGCAGACCTCTCGGCGCGGACGTACTATCTCTCGGGCGACTTCCACGACCCGAAGTGCTACACGCAGCTGAAGGCCGAACTTGCCAAACTCGATCCCAAGTACGGCACCGCCGGCAACCGCATCTTCTACATCGCCACACCGGCGAGTCTGTTTGGCGACATCGTCCAGCAATTGCACGATGCCGGCATGATCGAGGCCGCCGACGCATCGCAAAACCGCGCCTTCACGCGCATCATCGTGGAAAAACCGTTCGGCCGCGATCTCGCGTCGGCAAAGCAGCTCAACACCGAGATGCTGCGCTACCTCGGCGAAGATCAGATCTACCGCATCGACCACTATCTCGGCAAAGAGACCGTTCAGAACATCTTGGTCTTCCGTTTCGCCAACGGCGTCTTCGAACCGATCTGGAACCGGCGTTATGTGGATCACGTGCAGATCACGGTGGCCGAGAGTCTCGGCATCGAAGGCCGCGCGAGTTTCTACGAAGAGACCGGCGTGGTGCGCGACGTCATCCAGAACCACGCGCTGCAGCTGCTCTCGCTCGTCGCCATGGAGCCGGTCACGTCGTTCGATGCCACGGATTTCCGCGACGAGAAGGTGCGCGTGGTGAAGGCGGTGCGCCCGATCGCACCGCACGAAGTCGACAAGTACGCGGTGCGCGGTCAGTACGGCCCGGGCTTCATCGCCGGCGCCGATGCGGTGGGCTATCGTCAAGAGCCGGATATCGCGCCCGATTCGTCCACCCCCACCTATGCCGCGTTCAAGTTCGTGGTGGACAACTGGCGCTGGGCCGGCGTGCCGTTCTACGTGCGGTCGGGCAAGCGCATGGCCAAGCGCGTGACGGAAATCGTCATGCAGTTCAAACAAGCGCCGCACTTGCCGTTTCGCAACGCGCAGATCTCCGAATTGGAAGGCAACGTGCTCGCGCTGCGCATCCAGCCCGACGAAGGCATCACGCTGAAGTTCGGCGCGAAGGTGCCCGGCCCGAACATGCGCATCCGCTCGGTCAACATGGATTTCGGCTACGGTGCCACGTTCGGCCGCGAAGACTCGTCGCCGTACGAGCGGCTCATCTTGGATTGCATGAAAGGCGTGCAGACGCTCTTCGACCGCTCCGACGGCGTGGAAGCGGCCTGGGCCCTCATCGATCCGGTGCTGACCGCGTGGGCCGAAAAACCGCCGGCGAATTTTCCGAACTATGCGGCCGGTTCGTGGGGACCGCCGGAAGCGGACAAACTGCTCGCCGATGATGGCCGCGAGTGGCGGCGTCTATGA
- a CDS encoding glucose-6-phosphate dehydrogenase assembly protein OpcA, translating into MIAQDGSARPAPNGFEPVEVSAVESVLAKRWERPAGSATPAPSRSCAMNLVTYLEDLHDAPAISSVVAKLAATHPIRSIGIAMDFAAPEDQVLAWVLSQCSDAGEDSSVCSERIVLLAHTDQAARLASTAISLLSRDLPMVLWWNGGSPFSTRLFRLIAPLATKIVVDSKDFGDGAAALDTLRRLSEFHGGSTAVADLNWKRTTAWRETIAACCDDPVVTALIPDFDHCVIECSASADGVVPPPARALLLAGWITTCLPRLSGHGSIVGVTNHGGDLGSVTRLTFGSSKSSAALDVTWDVDAQRIEGRAFDARGAEVRRLAFAADPQEEAVLLDRCIGSLDRDARFDAVLRAE; encoded by the coding sequence ATGATCGCACAAGACGGCAGCGCCAGACCCGCGCCGAACGGCTTCGAGCCGGTGGAGGTCTCTGCGGTCGAATCCGTATTGGCCAAGCGCTGGGAGCGCCCGGCCGGCAGCGCCACGCCCGCTCCGTCGCGCTCGTGCGCGATGAATCTCGTCACCTACCTCGAGGATCTGCACGACGCGCCCGCCATCTCATCCGTGGTCGCGAAGCTTGCGGCCACGCATCCGATCCGTTCAATCGGCATCGCGATGGATTTTGCCGCGCCCGAAGATCAGGTGCTCGCGTGGGTCTTGAGCCAGTGCTCGGATGCGGGCGAGGACTCGTCGGTCTGCAGCGAGCGCATCGTGCTGCTCGCGCACACCGATCAAGCAGCGCGTCTTGCTTCTACCGCCATCAGCCTGCTCAGCCGCGACCTGCCCATGGTCTTGTGGTGGAACGGCGGCTCGCCGTTCTCCACCCGGCTCTTCCGTTTGATCGCGCCGCTCGCGACGAAGATCGTGGTGGATTCGAAAGATTTCGGCGATGGCGCCGCCGCACTCGACACGCTCCGTCGTCTGTCCGAGTTCCACGGCGGTTCGACCGCGGTGGCAGATCTGAACTGGAAGCGCACGACTGCGTGGCGAGAAACGATCGCCGCGTGCTGCGATGATCCGGTCGTCACGGCGCTCATCCCCGACTTCGATCACTGCGTCATCGAGTGCTCGGCTTCAGCCGATGGCGTCGTGCCGCCGCCGGCGCGCGCGCTGCTCTTGGCAGGCTGGATCACGACGTGTCTGCCGCGCCTATCCGGTCACGGCTCGATCGTCGGCGTCACGAACCACGGCGGCGATCTCGGCTCAGTCACGCGGCTCACGTTTGGATCGTCGAAATCGTCGGCGGCGCTTGACGTCACGTGGGATGTAGATGCGCAACGCATCGAAGGGCGCGCGTTCGATGCACGCGGCGCGGAAGTTCGCCGGCTTGCGTTTGCCGCCGATCCGCAAGAGGAAGCCGTGTTACTCGACCGCTGCATCGGATCGCTCGATCGCGACGCGCGCTTCGACGCCGTGCTGCGCGCCGAATGA
- the pgl gene encoding 6-phosphogluconolactonase, whose protein sequence is MSKTSTPNVRVLESPADVAAAGAEAFVRAAGLAIAARGRFAVALSGGSTPKAMLALLAEAPHAVKVDWRHTHLFWSDERCVGPEDPDSNYGMARHALLSGGLVPDANVHRMMGELEPHVGALDYNLRLRSFFGVTTPVFDLIYLGLGPDGHTASLFPHTEALKVADQPCAANRVDSGVASPWRLTLTYSALNAGRAAVFLTEGSAKAEILQKVLSGPVDPALLPAQGVVPKRGALTWLVDRAAASLL, encoded by the coding sequence ATGAGCAAGACCTCCACGCCAAACGTGCGCGTGCTCGAGTCGCCCGCGGACGTCGCCGCAGCGGGCGCCGAGGCGTTCGTGCGAGCGGCCGGGCTTGCGATTGCGGCGCGCGGCCGGTTCGCCGTGGCGCTCTCCGGCGGATCAACGCCGAAGGCGATGCTCGCATTGTTGGCTGAGGCCCCGCACGCGGTCAAGGTGGACTGGCGGCACACGCATCTTTTCTGGAGCGATGAGCGCTGCGTGGGCCCGGAAGATCCCGACAGCAACTACGGCATGGCGCGCCACGCGCTATTGTCTGGCGGTCTCGTCCCCGATGCGAACGTCCACCGCATGATGGGTGAACTGGAGCCGCACGTCGGCGCGCTCGATTACAATTTGCGGCTGCGGTCCTTTTTCGGCGTCACCACGCCCGTCTTCGATCTGATCTATCTCGGCCTCGGCCCGGATGGCCACACGGCGTCGCTATTCCCACACACAGAGGCGTTGAAGGTCGCGGATCAACCGTGCGCCGCAAATCGCGTGGATTCCGGCGTTGCTTCGCCATGGCGGCTAACGCTCACGTATTCAGCGCTCAACGCGGGCCGCGCGGCGGTGTTCCTCACGGAAGGTTCCGCCAAGGCAGAGATCTTGCAAAAGGTTCTTTCGGGTCCTGTCGATCCCGCATTGTTACCCGCGCAAGGCGTCGTGCCTAAGCGCGGCGCGCTCACGTGGCTCGTGGACCGCGCCGCCGCCTCCCTGTTATGA